A single genomic interval of Methanorbis rubei harbors:
- a CDS encoding ATPase, translating into MKTEVLKSIKETEAQCKSMITAAQAEREQILANARLEADNLIAKATNVAEDYKKQRLSDARNVAAAKHAAIVKQGKADADATIATGSKKLPQASSLFVERFKEKLHVSA; encoded by the coding sequence ATGAAAACTGAGGTTTTAAAAAGCATCAAAGAAACCGAAGCCCAATGTAAATCCATGATCACTGCAGCCCAGGCCGAACGTGAGCAAATTCTTGCAAACGCACGACTTGAAGCTGACAACCTGATTGCCAAGGCAACCAATGTTGCCGAGGATTACAAAAAGCAGCGTCTTTCAGATGCACGAAATGTTGCAGCAGCAAAGCATGCCGCAATCGTGAAACAGGGCAAAGCAGACGCCGACGCCACGATTGCAACCGGAAGCAAAAAGCTCCCGCAGGCATCCTCGTTGTTTGTAGAACGGTTTAAGGAGAAACTGCATGTTTCAGCCTAA
- a CDS encoding V-type ATP synthase subunit I, whose product MFQPKPMTHLLIAASKEQMTSVVTELYRHRVFHITDFVDQGKEGYEGVRIGTPLEGAGDLSTNLLKIRSLENVFQTSPETLFDVPKRPVESIRQAIERELPAIEAEVNDLTVKRSNAESRIRDSEQHIAELRPFALVPLEMDLYRGYDSITAIAGYIGSDVTIAVPHEKYYAARKDGNFIVVFVEKQHATEVERTLSDADFQSVTIPNETGSVQAAVDKYTADQTQAKAAFAEANAKISELKAKYADLLAACDEVLSGDVERAEAPLRFATTEEAFVIDGWVPADHIEPITAGLSQATGGSVYVTVDDGDVDATAIPVEYNNPSFAKPSELFMDVYARPRYNEIDPTLILAIMFPIFFGLIVGDVGYGIIFLILALFVRKMAMFRGEGGKNLVKILVGASISTIFFGILYSECLGYALPWHAVMFQRHLAIGADAAHATGPDAIPLLIMSVWFGIIYITVGRIFGMINHYRMDHAGKHRTKAIIGQFGWIAILWGLLILVWSFFSVEQMFGISGMMPDLTNSPLIAPGLSVSALAGLILLVLGCIFLAQENVLDLMEIPTIISHVLSFCRIAAVGLSSVAIAMVVNYLSFGMFIDPALANLDAVGVIMIIVGVLIFICGHALNVGLGLLGGGLHSIRLHYVEFFTKFYVGGGIKYNPFGLKRKFSEE is encoded by the coding sequence ATGTTTCAGCCTAAACCGATGACGCATCTGCTCATTGCAGCGTCAAAAGAGCAGATGACGTCAGTTGTGACTGAACTATACCGTCACCGAGTCTTCCACATAACCGATTTTGTAGATCAGGGAAAGGAAGGTTACGAAGGCGTACGCATAGGCACCCCTCTTGAGGGTGCCGGCGACCTTTCCACCAATCTGCTGAAGATCCGTTCTCTTGAGAACGTATTTCAGACAAGCCCTGAAACGCTTTTCGACGTCCCCAAACGTCCTGTAGAGTCGATCCGACAAGCAATTGAGCGTGAACTTCCTGCAATTGAAGCAGAAGTAAACGATCTCACGGTAAAACGATCGAACGCAGAGTCACGTATCCGGGACAGCGAACAGCACATCGCTGAACTCAGACCTTTTGCACTCGTACCGCTTGAGATGGATCTCTACCGCGGCTACGACAGCATCACTGCAATTGCCGGCTACATCGGAAGTGATGTTACCATCGCGGTCCCGCATGAAAAATATTATGCGGCACGCAAAGATGGAAACTTCATCGTTGTCTTCGTCGAAAAGCAGCATGCAACAGAGGTAGAACGCACACTTTCCGATGCCGATTTCCAGTCGGTTACCATACCGAACGAAACCGGAAGTGTTCAGGCCGCAGTCGACAAGTACACTGCCGACCAGACACAGGCAAAGGCCGCGTTCGCTGAAGCAAACGCAAAAATATCCGAGCTCAAAGCAAAGTACGCCGACTTACTCGCCGCATGCGACGAAGTACTGTCCGGCGATGTGGAACGCGCTGAAGCCCCGTTACGGTTTGCAACCACCGAGGAAGCATTCGTCATCGACGGATGGGTCCCCGCTGATCACATCGAACCGATCACTGCAGGCTTAAGCCAGGCAACCGGCGGCAGCGTATACGTAACGGTTGACGACGGCGACGTCGATGCAACCGCAATACCGGTGGAGTATAACAACCCATCGTTCGCAAAGCCATCTGAACTTTTCATGGACGTCTATGCACGTCCGAGATACAATGAAATTGACCCGACCTTAATTCTCGCCATCATGTTCCCGATCTTCTTCGGTCTCATCGTTGGTGACGTAGGATACGGTATTATCTTCTTAATCCTTGCACTGTTTGTCCGAAAGATGGCAATGTTCAGAGGAGAAGGCGGTAAAAACCTTGTCAAAATTCTCGTCGGAGCAAGTATCTCAACAATATTCTTCGGAATACTTTATAGTGAATGCTTAGGATATGCCCTTCCGTGGCATGCCGTCATGTTCCAGCGCCACTTGGCAATCGGAGCTGACGCCGCACACGCAACAGGCCCTGACGCAATCCCTCTGCTGATTATGTCCGTATGGTTTGGTATCATCTACATTACCGTCGGCCGTATCTTCGGAATGATTAACCACTATAGAATGGACCACGCAGGCAAGCACAGAACAAAAGCAATCATCGGACAGTTCGGATGGATCGCCATCCTCTGGGGTCTTTTAATTCTCGTTTGGTCGTTCTTTTCGGTCGAACAGATGTTTGGAATCTCGGGCATGATGCCTGACCTTACGAACTCCCCACTGATCGCACCCGGTCTTTCCGTCAGCGCTCTTGCTGGACTTATCCTGCTTGTACTCGGATGCATCTTCCTTGCACAGGAAAATGTGCTCGACTTAATGGAAATCCCGACAATCATCTCGCACGTACTTTCCTTCTGCCGTATCGCCGCAGTCGGTCTGTCGTCGGTTGCAATCGCAATGGTCGTCAACTACCTTTCCTTTGGTATGTTCATTGACCCGGCTCTTGCAAACCTCGATGCAGTCGGTGTAATAATGATAATTGTTGGTGTCCTCATATTCATATGCGGTCACGCCCTCAACGTAGGTCTCGGTCTCCTTGGTGGAGGTCTCCACTCGATTCGTCTTCACTACGTTGAATTCTTCACCAAATTCTATGTTGGTGGAGGTATCAAGTACAATCCGTTTGGACTTAAACGCAAATTCTCAGAGGAGTAA
- a CDS encoding ATPase, with amino-acid sequence MAIETMTVEAAQAMAVGYKAIGAGLAVGLAGVGTGMGEMGIGAAAVGATAEDRDMFGLALLFTVLPETIVIFGLVIALLLLF; translated from the coding sequence ATGGCAATTGAAACTATGACAGTTGAAGCAGCACAGGCAATGGCAGTCGGATACAAAGCAATCGGTGCAGGTCTCGCAGTAGGTCTCGCCGGCGTCGGAACCGGTATGGGTGAAATGGGTATCGGAGCAGCAGCAGTCGGAGCAACCGCAGAAGACCGCGACATGTTCGGTCTCGCACTTCTCTTCACTGTGCTTCCGGAAACCATCGTCATCTTCGGCCTTGTGATTGCACTGTTACTGCTCTTCTAA
- a CDS encoding V-type ATP synthase subunit E family protein, protein MGLEVVVDEIKAKGTREAARIKSEAEAEAKTIVADATKRAEEIRLAAEADAVLQSDRIMIREVAAANLVVKRDQLNAQKELLDKVYSEASGEIANLPADVHAKAVRSLLKDAVKQIKEGVVLANERDEAAVKAALSELKTLSGFTFGGITDIDGGVVVQSADGQLTLDLSYQTFMGEVWESSLKDASEILFG, encoded by the coding sequence ATGGGACTTGAGGTTGTAGTTGACGAAATCAAGGCAAAGGGTACCCGCGAGGCAGCCCGGATTAAATCCGAAGCTGAAGCTGAAGCAAAGACTATTGTTGCAGACGCAACCAAACGTGCAGAGGAAATCCGTCTCGCTGCAGAAGCAGACGCTGTCCTTCAATCTGACCGCATTATGATCCGTGAGGTCGCTGCGGCAAATCTGGTCGTAAAACGCGACCAGCTGAATGCACAAAAGGAGCTGCTCGACAAAGTCTACAGTGAAGCATCCGGCGAAATCGCAAACCTTCCGGCAGATGTTCACGCAAAAGCCGTACGCTCCCTTCTCAAAGATGCTGTAAAGCAGATCAAAGAAGGTGTCGTACTCGCAAACGAGCGTGACGAAGCTGCAGTAAAAGCAGCCCTGTCAGAACTGAAAACCCTTTCCGGATTTACGTTTGGAGGAATCACCGACATCGACGGCGGTGTCGTAGTACAGAGTGCCGATGGCCAGTTAACGCTTGACCTCTCGTATCAGACCTTTATGGGCGAGGTATGGGAGTCAAGTCTCAAGGACGCATCGGAGATCTTGTTTGGATGA
- a CDS encoding V-type ATP synthase subunit C: MTEVMSGPAPYIYVSTRMRVRKAKLIQREEYLRMLNMGLPEFTRTIEEMEYKREVDELSASFGGVDLIENALSWNLAKEYQRIIALAPGEMKGFTRDYLHKWDIQNILTILRGKVQGLSEGKIRAVLVPAGELDATVLDRLLTESSVERIIETLPQKQMAAILSAGLSDALETHSFGKLENELYKYYYATLIKAARGGMKGGLPFFKYVVFEIDIKNITNLFRIRAQGKPDVSTSDIWVEGGSYNADELERLCSVAGLDEVVDTLKKKVKSPVLIEALESLREKKPIYAIEGMLITAQLNQMDNVSKRNPFSISPLLVYLERKKYEVANLRALARGKEAGLASEVLEKYLVM; the protein is encoded by the coding sequence ATGACTGAGGTAATGAGCGGTCCGGCTCCATATATCTATGTTTCAACCCGTATGCGGGTGCGCAAAGCGAAGCTCATCCAGCGAGAAGAGTATCTCCGCATGTTGAACATGGGCCTCCCCGAGTTCACCAGAACAATCGAGGAGATGGAGTACAAACGCGAAGTCGATGAACTTTCCGCATCATTTGGTGGTGTGGATCTCATTGAAAACGCCCTGTCCTGGAACCTCGCAAAAGAGTATCAGCGTATCATCGCTCTTGCTCCGGGCGAGATGAAAGGATTTACCCGTGATTACCTGCACAAATGGGATATTCAAAACATTTTGACTATCCTTCGTGGAAAAGTCCAGGGTCTTTCCGAAGGAAAGATCCGGGCAGTACTTGTACCGGCCGGCGAGCTTGACGCTACCGTGCTCGATCGCCTGCTTACGGAATCGTCAGTTGAGAGAATTATTGAAACTCTGCCGCAGAAGCAGATGGCAGCAATTCTTTCCGCAGGACTTTCCGATGCACTCGAGACCCATTCGTTTGGAAAACTCGAGAACGAACTCTACAAGTACTACTATGCGACGCTGATCAAAGCAGCACGCGGCGGCATGAAAGGCGGATTACCGTTCTTCAAGTACGTCGTGTTTGAGATCGACATCAAAAACATCACCAATCTCTTCCGTATCCGGGCTCAGGGTAAACCTGATGTAAGTACCTCGGATATCTGGGTTGAGGGAGGATCGTACAATGCCGACGAACTTGAGCGTCTCTGCTCGGTTGCCGGTCTGGACGAAGTTGTCGACACACTCAAAAAGAAAGTCAAGTCGCCCGTTCTCATCGAGGCACTCGAATCACTGAGAGAAAAGAAACCGATCTATGCAATTGAAGGCATGCTGATCACAGCCCAGCTGAATCAGATGGACAATGTCTCAAAGCGCAACCCGTTCTCGATCTCTCCGCTTCTCGTGTACCTTGAACGAAAGAAGTATGAAGTTGCCAACCTCCGTGCACTCGCCCGCGGCAAAGAAGCAGGCTTAGCATCCGAGGTTCTGGAAAAGTATCTGGTGATGTAA
- a CDS encoding V-type ATP synthase subunit F — translation MDIAVIGNKEFVIGFQLAGVRKTYSAETPDKLTETITRVLNDPEVGILVLQSADLEQIPRRLQVVIENSVKPTIVTIGGQEAGLSLRERIKRSVGVDLWK, via the coding sequence ATGGATATCGCAGTTATTGGAAACAAGGAGTTCGTTATCGGATTCCAACTTGCAGGAGTACGTAAAACCTACTCTGCAGAAACTCCGGACAAACTGACCGAGACCATCACCCGTGTCTTGAACGATCCCGAAGTTGGCATTCTCGTTCTTCAGAGCGCAGACCTTGAGCAGATCCCGCGTCGTCTGCAGGTAGTCATTGAAAACTCCGTCAAACCCACCATTGTAACCATTGGCGGGCAGGAGGCAGGTCTCTCCCTGAGAGAGCGTATTAAGCGTTCGGTGGGTGTTGATTTGTGGAAGTAA
- a CDS encoding V-type ATP synthase subunit A yields the protein MEVNNKPGILKRIAGPVVTAVDLDAHMYDVVKVGKEELMGEVIKIDGDDIVIQVYESTTGIRPGEPVINTGLSLAVELGPGLLTSIYDGIQRPLEVLIEKMGNFIARGVTAPGLDHEKKWDFKPVVSAGATVKPGQVIGEVQETRSILHKVMIPPNAKGGVVKTIKSGHFTVDDIIIELDSGEAFPMMQRWPVRLPRPYVEKHTPNIPLLTGQRILDGLFPIAKGGTAAIPGPFGSGKTVTQQQLAKWSDAEIVVYIGCGERGNEMTEVLTEFPELTDPKTGNSLMERTILIANTSNMPVAAREASVYTGITLAEYFRDMGYDVALMADSTSRWAEAMREICSRLEEMPGEEGYPAYLSSRLSEFYERAGLVQPLAGGSGSVSVIGAVSPAGGDFSEPVTQNTLRIVKVFWALDANLSRRRHFPAINWLQSYSLYMAQLNDYYDEKVSPEWNKLRSWFMEVLQKEAELQEIVQLVGSDALPEAEQITIEVARMIRELFLQQNGFDPVDTYCSLEKQLDMFKMIKGFADLAYAAQAAGVPPSQILTIKAKNEMPQIKFAKDYKPILAKIYSEMDAEFKVLRA from the coding sequence GTGGAAGTAAATAATAAGCCAGGTATACTCAAACGCATTGCAGGACCTGTGGTCACTGCAGTCGACCTTGACGCCCACATGTACGATGTGGTCAAAGTCGGCAAAGAGGAGCTGATGGGTGAGGTCATTAAGATCGATGGCGATGACATCGTCATCCAGGTCTATGAATCCACCACGGGCATCCGCCCGGGAGAACCCGTCATAAACACCGGACTTTCGCTCGCAGTCGAGCTGGGTCCGGGACTGCTTACCAGTATTTACGATGGTATCCAGCGTCCGCTTGAAGTCCTCATCGAAAAGATGGGCAACTTCATTGCACGCGGAGTTACCGCACCAGGACTTGACCACGAGAAAAAGTGGGATTTCAAGCCGGTCGTAAGTGCAGGCGCAACCGTAAAACCCGGACAGGTTATCGGTGAAGTGCAGGAAACCCGCAGTATCTTACACAAGGTCATGATCCCGCCGAATGCAAAAGGCGGCGTTGTCAAGACCATCAAGTCAGGTCACTTCACGGTTGACGACATCATCATCGAACTTGACTCAGGCGAAGCATTCCCTATGATGCAGCGCTGGCCGGTTCGGCTTCCGCGTCCGTACGTGGAGAAGCACACCCCGAACATTCCACTGCTGACCGGTCAGAGAATCCTTGATGGTCTCTTCCCGATCGCAAAAGGCGGAACTGCAGCAATTCCAGGTCCCTTCGGATCCGGAAAGACCGTTACCCAGCAGCAGCTGGCAAAGTGGTCTGATGCAGAGATCGTGGTCTACATCGGCTGCGGAGAACGCGGCAATGAAATGACTGAAGTTCTTACCGAGTTCCCGGAACTTACTGACCCGAAGACCGGAAACTCTCTGATGGAGAGAACAATTCTCATCGCAAACACTTCCAACATGCCGGTCGCTGCCCGTGAAGCATCTGTGTACACCGGTATTACTCTTGCAGAGTACTTCCGTGACATGGGCTACGACGTTGCACTCATGGCAGACTCCACCTCCCGGTGGGCAGAAGCAATGCGTGAAATCTGTTCCCGTCTTGAAGAGATGCCCGGTGAAGAAGGTTATCCCGCATACCTGTCCTCCAGACTCTCTGAGTTCTACGAGCGTGCAGGACTTGTCCAGCCTCTCGCAGGCGGCAGCGGCTCTGTCTCCGTTATCGGTGCAGTTTCCCCTGCCGGTGGTGACTTCTCCGAACCGGTTACGCAGAACACGCTCCGTATCGTGAAAGTCTTCTGGGCACTGGATGCAAACCTTTCCCGCAGACGCCACTTCCCGGCAATCAACTGGCTGCAGTCCTACTCACTCTACATGGCTCAGCTGAATGATTACTATGACGAGAAGGTCTCGCCAGAGTGGAACAAGCTTCGCAGCTGGTTCATGGAAGTCCTGCAGAAGGAAGCTGAACTTCAGGAGATCGTTCAGCTGGTCGGTTCTGACGCACTGCCGGAAGCCGAGCAGATCACGATCGAAGTTGCACGTATGATCCGTGAACTGTTCCTGCAGCAGAACGGTTTCGACCCGGTCGACACCTACTGCAGTCTCGAGAAACAGCTTGACATGTTCAAGATGATCAAAGGTTTCGCAGACCTTGCCTATGCCGCACAGGCAGCAGGAGTTCCGCCGAGCCAGATCCTTACCATCAAAGCAAAGAACGAGATGCCGCAGATCAAGTTCGCCAAGGACTACAAGCCAATTCTTGCGAAGATCTACTCTGAGATGGACGCTGAATTCAAAGTACTGAGGGCATAA
- a CDS encoding V-type ATP synthase subunit B, translating into MKEYKTVSKVAGPLLFVQKTEPVSYEEQVSLVLPDGTMKRGQVLDTSEDLVVVQCFETTTGLGRDTGVRFLGETFKMPVSKTMLGRILSGGGKPIDGGPDIVPDKRLDINGAAINPYARGSPRDFIQTGISTIDGTNTLVRGQKLPIFSSAGLPHNEIALQIARQAKVPGSTEEFAVVFAAMGITREEANYFMADFERTGALERAVVFLNLADDPAVERTVTPRLALTTAEYLAYELGYHVLVILTDMTNYCEALRQIGAAREEVPGRRGYPGYMYTDLASIYERAGIIKGLKGSVTQIPILTMPGDDITHPIPDLTGYITEGQIVISPELHRKGIYPPINVLPSLSRLMNLGIGKGLTRDDHKKVSDMMYSGYAEGVDLRGLVAIVGKDALSERDQKFLEFADAFENKFVRQGSDEDRTIAQTLDVGWNMFVQLPESELEKRIDRDLIKTYHPNYRK; encoded by the coding sequence ATGAAGGAATATAAGACAGTCTCCAAAGTTGCCGGACCTCTGCTCTTCGTTCAGAAGACCGAGCCGGTAAGTTATGAAGAGCAGGTCAGTCTTGTTCTGCCCGATGGAACAATGAAGCGCGGACAGGTTCTTGACACCTCCGAAGATCTCGTTGTTGTCCAGTGTTTCGAGACCACTACCGGTCTCGGCCGCGACACCGGCGTTCGCTTCCTCGGTGAGACGTTCAAGATGCCGGTCTCCAAGACCATGCTCGGACGTATTCTCTCCGGCGGAGGAAAACCAATCGACGGCGGACCTGACATCGTCCCCGACAAGCGCCTTGACATCAACGGTGCTGCAATCAACCCGTATGCACGCGGTTCACCCAGAGATTTCATCCAGACCGGTATCTCTACCATTGACGGAACCAACACTCTCGTCCGTGGTCAGAAGCTTCCGATCTTCTCTTCTGCTGGTCTCCCGCACAACGAGATTGCACTGCAGATCGCCCGTCAGGCAAAAGTTCCGGGATCAACCGAAGAGTTCGCAGTCGTGTTTGCTGCAATGGGTATCACCCGTGAAGAGGCAAACTACTTCATGGCAGACTTCGAGAGAACCGGTGCACTTGAACGTGCAGTCGTGTTCCTGAACCTTGCTGATGATCCGGCAGTCGAACGTACGGTTACCCCGCGTCTTGCACTGACCACTGCAGAGTATCTGGCATACGAGCTTGGATACCATGTGCTGGTTATCCTGACCGATATGACCAACTACTGTGAGGCACTCCGTCAGATCGGTGCTGCCCGTGAAGAAGTACCGGGCCGTCGCGGCTATCCGGGTTACATGTACACGGACCTGGCATCCATCTACGAGCGTGCAGGTATCATTAAGGGTCTGAAAGGATCTGTTACGCAGATTCCGATTCTGACGATGCCTGGTGACGATATTACCCACCCGATTCCGGATCTTACCGGATACATTACGGAAGGTCAGATCGTTATCTCTCCGGAGCTGCACCGTAAGGGTATCTACCCGCCAATCAACGTGCTGCCGTCCCTGTCCCGTCTGATGAACCTTGGTATCGGCAAGGGTCTTACCCGTGACGATCACAAGAAGGTCTCTGATATGATGTACTCGGGTTACGCAGAAGGCGTCGACCTCCGCGGCCTTGTGGCCATCGTTGGTAAGGATGCACTTTCCGAGCGTGACCAGAAGTTCCTTGAGTTTGCTGATGCATTCGAGAACAAGTTCGTCCGTCAGGGTTCCGATGAGGACCGTACGATTGCTCAGACGCTTGATGTCGGCTGGAACATGTTTGTTCAGCTGCCGGAGAGCGAGCTTGAGAAGCGTATCGACCGTGATCTGATTAAGACCTACCACCCGAATTACCGGAAGTGA
- a CDS encoding V-type ATP synthase subunit D, which translates to MALNVKPTRSELINLKRRIKLSERGYKLLKMKRDGLILEFFKVLAEAKDLRNDLAVKYARAQEMIAIAETVEGSIGVTAAAFSASESPQIDLKSKNIMGVVVPKIESRSVKKTLTERGYGVLGTSSAIDEAAEAFEDLVETIILSAELETTMKRLLDEIEGTKRRVNALEFKVIPELIEARNFIKMRLDEMEREELFRMKRVKSKSEK; encoded by the coding sequence ATGGCGCTGAATGTGAAGCCGACCAGGTCCGAACTGATCAATCTGAAAAGACGGATCAAGTTATCGGAACGCGGATATAAGCTTCTGAAGATGAAGCGCGATGGACTTATCCTTGAGTTCTTCAAGGTGCTTGCGGAGGCAAAGGATCTCCGCAATGATCTTGCTGTGAAGTACGCCCGTGCACAGGAAATGATTGCAATTGCAGAGACTGTGGAGGGAAGTATTGGAGTGACGGCTGCGGCATTCTCGGCATCCGAGAGCCCGCAGATTGATCTCAAGAGCAAGAACATCATGGGTGTTGTTGTGCCGAAGATCGAGTCAAGGAGTGTGAAGAAGACGCTGACCGAGCGCGGGTACGGAGTTCTGGGAACTTCGTCCGCGATCGATGAGGCGGCTGAAGCATTCGAGGATTTAGTGGAGACGATTATTCTCTCCGCAGAACTTGAGACGACGATGAAGCGTCTTCTTGATGAGATTGAGGGTACGAAACGCCGTGTGAATGCACTGGAGTTCAAGGTGATTCCAGAGCTGATCGAGGCACGGAACTTTATCAAGATGCGTCTCGATGAGATGGAACGCGAAGAGCTGTTCCGTATGAAGAGAGTCAAGAGCAAGTCGGAAAAATAA
- a CDS encoding type IV pilin N-terminal domain-containing protein, which yields MKTDEGISPVIAIVVLIGFVIIAGAIISLTMFGTMEDMSGTLPDVRFQVSADGVSLYHAGGDSLPLRNLVFYDTLSKQNMTVQLIKGGANSEIDSVRDHDLFELSVWETGDKIRIIGGNLVALSIVGPDSRNHPALLYMGANAAVLPIGDMVPDEWIETPPTPPTPPVIPPTPPNFGDKNLIDDIFQPSQNSYFDFGSNPKVNLQEKIRLQELNITYPLPGDNTPVELKPQWSKYEWTKVTVTVYNNETGAVVYPTTYQLVEKNDVMTTIRIPHDILKTGYVCHITIEIWKDKNMENLVARQTVVITFI from the coding sequence ATGAAAACTGATGAGGGTATTTCTCCGGTTATTGCGATCGTAGTTTTGATTGGTTTTGTAATAATAGCCGGAGCGATTATTAGTCTGACAATGTTTGGGACGATGGAGGATATGTCGGGAACGCTGCCGGACGTGCGGTTTCAGGTATCCGCAGACGGGGTGAGCCTGTACCATGCGGGAGGGGATTCGCTGCCTCTGAGAAATCTGGTGTTTTACGATACTTTGTCAAAACAGAATATGACTGTCCAGTTGATAAAGGGCGGGGCTAATAGCGAAATAGATAGCGTTCGCGATCACGATCTATTTGAGTTGAGTGTCTGGGAAACAGGAGATAAAATCCGGATCATTGGTGGAAATCTGGTCGCTTTGTCGATTGTGGGGCCTGACAGCAGAAATCATCCGGCACTGCTGTACATGGGGGCGAACGCGGCAGTGTTGCCGATCGGGGATATGGTGCCGGATGAGTGGATAGAGACGCCGCCAACACCACCAACACCGCCGGTAATACCACCAACACCGCCGAATTTCGGCGACAAAAACCTCATAGATGATATCTTTCAACCAAGCCAAAACTCTTACTTCGACTTTGGCAGTAACCCTAAGGTAAATTTACAAGAGAAAATTAGACTACAGGAATTAAATATTACCTATCCCTTGCCAGGCGATAATACTCCTGTAGAATTAAAGCCGCAATGGTCAAAATATGAATGGACTAAGGTTACTGTGACAGTGTACAACAACGAAACAGGGGCTGTAGTATATCCAACAACATATCAATTAGTAGAGAAAAATGATGTGATGACGACGATTCGTATTCCTCATGATATCCTGAAAACAGGATATGTTTGTCATATTACTATTGAAATTTGGAAAGACAAGAATATGGAGAATCTTGTCGCGCGTCAGACAGTGGTAATTACATTTATCTGA
- a CDS encoding type IV pilin N-terminal domain-containing protein, translated as MKTDEGISPVIAIVVLIGLVIIAGAIIGLTMFASMENASGTLPDVRFQVSADGVSLYHAGGDSLPLKNLIFYDTSARQSMVVQLIKSGSDSAVPDNQFELNVWETGDKIRIIGGKLDVLSIVGPDSRNHPALLYMGVNAAVLPIGDMVPDEWIEIIVPVEPPEKPEDPKGLTALNEMLLLLTIGNTNIIDGKNDMFKQYPDYYQYTGSISGGSFTINLETNSYGANYDGDRNIHVAFFNQTGEQIGGGNNYSFGNARKTQVMSIPAGVMPGDWCYMTISGKNKNTGQIDSVTIIIRMGYPAETG; from the coding sequence ATGAAAACTGACGAGGGTATTTCTCCGGTTATTGCGATCGTAGTTTTGATTGGTCTTGTAATAATAGCTGGAGCGATTATTGGCCTGACAATGTTTGCGTCGATGGAGAATGCGTCGGGAACACTGCCGGACGTGCGGTTTCAGGTATCCGCAGACGGAGTGAGCCTGTACCATGCGGGAGGGGATTCGCTGCCTCTGAAGAATCTGATATTTTATGATACATCGGCAAGACAGAGTATGGTTGTCCAGCTGATAAAAAGCGGGAGCGATAGTGCAGTACCTGACAATCAATTTGAGCTGAATGTGTGGGAAACAGGAGATAAAATCCGGATCATAGGTGGAAAGCTGGATGTCTTGTCGATTGTGGGGCCTGACAGCAGAAACCATCCGGCATTATTGTACATGGGAGTGAACGCGGCGGTGCTGCCGATCGGGGATATGGTGCCGGACGAGTGGATAGAAATAATCGTGCCGGTCGAACCACCAGAGAAACCGGAGGATCCCAAAGGTCTAACTGCGCTGAATGAAATGCTTCTCCTCCTCACGATTGGAAATACGAATATAATTGATGGTAAGAATGATATGTTCAAACAGTATCCTGACTACTATCAATATACCGGATCGATATCTGGGGGTTCATTCACTATAAATCTCGAGACAAATTCGTATGGTGCGAACTATGATGGTGATAGAAATATACACGTGGCATTTTTCAATCAAACCGGTGAACAGATAGGGGGAGGCAATAATTATTCATTTGGAAATGCACGAAAAACTCAAGTTATGTCAATTCCCGCGGGCGTTATGCCAGGTGATTGGTGTTATATGACGATTAGTGGGAAAAACAAGAATACCGGTCAAATAGATAGCGTTACTATTATCATCAGAATGGGTTATCCTGCTGAAACGGGCTGA